The following nucleotide sequence is from Flavobacterium sp. N1736.
AAGTAAAACTGCCTAAAGAAAACGTTATGAAATGGGCAGGAGAATTTGAAAGTAAGGAAAGAGCTTCTAAACAATTGGCAATGATTGTTCCTGTCGTATTGATTTTGATTTTATGTCTTTTATATTTCAATTTCGGAAACTTTAAAGATACATTAGTTGCCATTAGTGCAATGCCTTACGCTTTTATTGGAGGATTCTTGTCACTTTGGATAACCGGAACCGTATTTGGGATATCAGCGGGAATTGGTTTTATTATTCTGTTTGGAGTTAGTGCAATTGATAGTATTGTCCTCATTGGGATGATTAGAGAAAATATGCAAGCCGGAATGCATTTAAAAGATGCCATTTCAAACGGAATTTACAGCAGAATCCGTCCTATTGTGATGATTGCGCTTATGGGATCTTTAGGATTATTGCCCGCAGCATTGTCTACAGGAATGGGTTCTGAAGTTCAAAAACCATTAGCCATTATGATTGTTGGCGGATTGATAACTTGTATGTTTTTATCCTTAACGGTTTTGCCACAAGTATTTTATCTCGTGTATCGCAAAAAAGATACCAGTACAACAGAATCATAATTGCCTCAATATATATATTTTAAAACACCTTTGAACGTAATGTTTGAAGGTGTTTTTTTTTAGGAGATTCCTCGTTCCTTGGAATGACAGACTTTGTGTTATATTTTTTTTGTTTCAAGATGATGAAATTGCCTTCTGCTTTTAATTATTTTAAAAATAATCATAAAAAAATTTGCGAAACCAAATAGTTGCACATATATTTGCAACCGATTGGCTTCATAATAAAAATAAGAAAGATTGATAAATGCATAAAAAAAATAAAGAAATTTGGGAAACCGCATTGAATCAGCCTGACGAAATATTATTAACTATTAAAAAATCAGAAAAAATGAAAAACGATTTGCTATTTGATTTTACTGTTGACAAACCATCAAAAACAGTATCGATAAAAAGAGAATTTGCAGCAGAATTGCCTTTGGTCTGGGATGCTTTTACCAAAGCTGAAATTCTAGATCAATGGGTTGCGCCAAAACCCTGGTCATCTAAAACAAAATACATGAATTTTGAAGTTGGCGGACGACGATTCTATGCAATGGTAAGTCCCGAAGGACTAGAACGCTGGGCGGTTCAGGAATATACTTCTATTACGCCAAAAACTAATTTTAAAATGCATAATGCATTTGCAGACGAAAATGAAAACCGCGAACTGCCGGGTTCTGACTGGGATTATGTTTTTAGTGAACAAAACGGCATAACAGAAGTGAATATTACGATTTTTAATGAATCTCTTGAACGAATGGAAAAAATGATTGAAATGGGCTTTGTTCAAGGCTTTAAAATGACGATTGATAATTTAGAAAAAATATTGGAAACTTTATCGCAACAATAATTAATCTCGCAAAACCGCAAGGTTTTAACACAAAGTATATCATTTCGACGAAAGGAGAAATCACACTCGTATATCGACAAAGATTATCGATTTTCTTTGAAGAGTTTCAAGGGTGATTTCTCCTTTCGTCGAAATAACAAAATTGATTATAGAAACAAAAATTCTTTACTTCAAATCTTTCTTAATAACCAAATATTTCAAATCGGTATTTCCTGCATTACTAATGCCGTGTTCAACATTTGACGGACAGTAAAAACTGGTATTTGGTCCCGCTATAGCGGTTTTTCCATCTAAATAAAATTGTGCTGTTCCTTCGAGAATATAAAAGAATTCTTCTTCGACGTGATGATGTGGCGCGTGTGTTGATTTTCCGGGTTCAACGATACTCATTTTGAGTGTATTTTCCTGAGTAAAGTTTTTATCGGCAAACCAATATTGATAACCTGCTTTGGTTTTTGTGGCTTTGTCTAATTCAAAGTGGTTGACGCAGTTTTCAATAGTGTATTTTGTCTCGGTTGAATTTGTTTCTTTTTTTACTTCCTGAGATTGTGCGGTTTGGGTTATTAAAATCACTATTGCAATTTTAATGGCGGTTGACAGTTTCATGATTTTTTATTGTAATAATACAAAAAAATGAAATGGAGAAAAAAATAAAAGTTTATAATTCTACGGCTAAAAGTTCTTTTCCTAAATTATGCAGTGCCGTTTCTATTTTTAGGCGTTGCTCTAATCTTGGATTTCGGTGACCAGACGCATAATGCTGTATTTGTTTTTGATTTATACCCGTAATTCGTTCTAAAGCTGAGTTGGTAAAAACTCCTTTGTAATAATTCAATAAACTGGCGGTATCAAACTTATATGCTAATTCATAATCTTTTTCAAGAAAAGATGGTTTATTGTTAGCATCTAAATCTTTTAAAGTTTCTATACAATCTAATACATCTTGTTTACATTCCTGAACAGTATTACCACCACCAACAATTGCTTTTTCGTTTTCTGCATAACCCCAAAAACCATCTTCGTTTCTTTCAATAATAATTTTAATTGTCTTCATAGTTTTATATTTAACAGAAGTTAAAACCCCATTTCTTTCCTTAATTTTTGTTCTAATCCTTTTCCAATTTCTTTTGATCCGTGATTAGGAATTACAACTTGTTTTCCTTCTTTCTCATAAATCTCATGACTCCCTTTACCTTGTCTCAAGAATACCCAGCCATTTCTCATGGCTTCTCTAATAAATTCTCTTGACTTCATTTATAAATGACCTTACAAAGATAGTGAAATTACTATCAATTTTAATTAAAAAAATAAATTTAGTGATTAACTTTTCTCTGTTAAAAAACAATTCAAAAGTAAGAATATATTTATATTTTAAATTAAAAATTTTGAGCAAATTATAATGATTCAATTTTATTAGTATTAAAAAACTATTGACTATAAAAAAAGCAAACTTTATTAAGCTTGCTTTTCTTTCTATTCTTTTTTGGCTTTTTAAAATTTAATAGCAATTTTACCAATTGTTGTTCCGGATTCTAATAGCTGATGTGCTTTTTTTAAATTAGAAACTGTTAAACCGTTTAAAGTAGTTTTTAAGGTAGATTGAATCGTACCGCTGTCCAATAAATCAGCTAATTGGTTTAGAATATGATGTTGCGCTATCATATCTTCTGTTTGAAACATGGAACGTGTAAACATCAATTCCCAATGAAAACTGGCACTTTTTCCTTTTAGTTGACGAAGATTTACATTTTCGACAGGATCACTAATAGAACCAATATGTCCCTGAGGTTTTATCAACTCTGCAAAGGCATTCCAATACTGATTAACATCTACAAAATCTAAAATAAAATCAACGTGCTGAAAACCTGCGCTGCGAACTTCTTCAATCAAATTTTTATGATTTACTACAAAATCGGCGCCTTGTTGTTTACACCATTCTATTGATTCAGAACGGGAAGCTGTAGCAATTACGGTTAATCCTGCTACTTTTTTTGCCAATTGAATCGCAATCGAACCTACTCCGCCTGCTCCGCCAATTATTAAAATGGTTTTGCCTTTATCTTTTTCAGGATCGATACGAATTCTGTCAAACAATATTTCCCAGGCCGTTAAACCTGTTAGCGGCATTACGGCAGCTTGTTCTATACTTAACGATTTCGGTTTTTTACCTGTAATGCGTTCGTCAACAACTTGATGTTCTGCGTTACTGCCTTGTTTGTTAAGATCTCCGGCATAATAAACTTCGTCACCAACTTTGAATAAACTAACCTGATCACCAATAGCTTCTACAATTCCTACGGCATCCCAGCCTATAATTTTTGGGGTTTCTAAAATGGTTTCTTTGGCGCTATTCTGGCGTATTTTAAAATCTACGGGATTAACCGAAACAGCCTGAATTTTCACTAATAAATTATGTCCGTCCGGAATTGGTTTTGGAGTTTCAAATTCTATAAAACTATCTTCCGTTTCTATTGATAATGAGGTTTTAAATCCTATTGCTTTCATTTTTTTATGTTTTGATTTAAACTAATATTACAAAGGTACATACAATGAAAAAGCAAATAATTGTACAAATCGATTATGGTTTTGTACATATTTGTCGCTGGTAATTTTGAATTGTACTACTATATAACAAATCTATTTTAAACTGGACTAAAGTCCAGCTCTACAAAATAGACCGAGCCTATTGCTTTTTTTAACTTTTATAATCATTTTAATGATGACACAAATAGATTTAAAATTCCGGAGGAATGATACATATTGCAGAGCCGGACTTTAGTCCGGTTAAAGATGAATTATATATATCATTTTTTGATGATTTACATCATTTACAATGAAAATCTTATGAAAAGATGTTTTCTCGCCTAGCCCCGATGGAAACGGCATCCTTTTTCTGGCTTCTTTAGACAGAAAAAGATATAGTGAACAGCGGGACAAATGTTTCTTGATAACAAACTGGTTTGCTCCTGAAAATTCTGGAAGTTGTGATCAACTTTTTTATCCTTTTTAATTTCGGCGACGTTTCTGCCAATAAATAAATCTTAAAAAATTCTTAAAAAGAATTCAAATTTCAATAAAAACAAAATTTTTTATAATTTAAAACCTTTGGAAAAGCCTTGTTTTTCAACATCTATGCAGTGATAAGAAAAAATTATAACTAATTTATATTATAATTAGAAAAACCGTCATACATTTGCCTAACGGTGTTAAACAATTTAATACTTATATAAAATGGCAAGTAAAGATCGTATTTTAAGACAAAAAGAAGAGACAAGAAACAATATTCTTGAAGCTGCTTATGCTATCGTAAAAGAAGAAGGATGGCAAGGTCTGAGTATGCGAAAGATTGCTGACAAAATTGAATATACTGCTCCTATCATTTATGAATATTTCTCAAATAAGGATGCAATTTTAAATGAATTGACCGGTAAAGGTTTTATCAAATTGGCTAAAGAACTTCAAATTGCTAAAGCTAAATTTGAAAAACCCGAAGATCAAATCGAAGCAATGTGGATGGCATATTGGGATTTTGCTTTTACAGATACTGAAATGTATCAGGTTATGTTTGGCGTACAAATGAACTGTTGTTCTCAACAATGTTCTGCTGCCGAAGCTCCATATAAATTATTTACTGCGGTGATTGCTGAAATTATGAAAAACAGTAATCCAAGTCCGGAAGTAATCAAACAAAAATATTTTACTTTCTTTTCTGTTATTCACGGTTTAATCGCGATTAATATTATTAACAGAAGTGAGGTCATGGAAACCATCAACAATCAAATTCTGAAAGATGCGATTGGTGGAATCATAAAATCAATACAATAAAAAAAATTTCATTTTAACTTAACAGTGATAAATGATTTAATGGGTAAATTTGCAAATCCTTTTTTTTTACAATTTTACTTAACAACGTTAGAAAATTTAATAGAGTAATAAAAGCTTTTTTTAGCCCTTTACTTAACAGCGATAAATAATTTAATACCGATTTATGAAACATAATTCGAATGCATTATTATATGAATTTTTGCATCAATTTACTTAACAACGTTAGAAAATTTAATAGACTTAAATATGAATTCAGATAATACCACAAATAAATATAAAAACGAGAATGTCCAACAAATTAAAACTAAAATTAAAATGAAAAATGTAATTATAACCAGCTTTATTCTTGCGCTTGTACTAAGCAGTTGTGCAGATAAACAACAGGCCCCTGTAGCTGCGGCTCCACTATTGCCTGTTTTAGCTATCCAGAATTCAAGTGCTGTTACTGATGCTGAATATCCTGCTTCTATACAAGGAACTGTTGATGTTGAAATTCGTCCGCAAGTAAGCGGAAACCTTGATCGCGTTTTGGTAGATGAAGGTGCATATGTAAATAAAGGTCAGACTTTATTCAAAATAAACGAACGTCCGTTTCGTGAGCAACTAAACAATGCTTTGGCAAGTCTTCACGCTTATGAAGCTGCTTTGATAAACGCTCAGTTAGAAGTTGATAAATTAACGCCTTTGGTACAAAACAAAGTAGTTTCTGATTATCAGTTAAAAACGGCTAAAGCTTCTCAAAAAATTGCTGCTGCAAATATCGAACAAGCAAGAGCAATGGTAGAATCTGCCAAAATTAATTTAGGATATACCAATGTGACAGCTCCGGTAAGTGGCTATATTGGAAGATTGCCTAAAAAACAAGGAAGTTTAGTTTCAGCATCTGATATTGAGCCATTAACAAAATTATCTGATGTACATGAAGTTTTTGTTTATTTTTCTTTAGGAGAAACTGATTTCATCAAATTTAAATCACAATACGCAGGAAATACAATTGGAGATAAAATCAAAAATTTACCTCCGGTAACTTTAGTTCTTGCTGATAACAGTGCTTATGGCAAATCAGGAAAAATTGATATGGTCGACGGTCAGTTTGATAAAAACACAGGAGCAATTACGTTAAGAGCAACTTTTCCTAATGCAAACGGAACTTTACGTTCTGGAAATACAGGAAAAATTCGTTTAGGAATTGAACACGGCGATGCAATTCTTGTTCCACAATCGGCTACGATAGAAATGCAGGATAAAGTGTTTGTTTTCACTCTGGGCAAAGACAATAAAGTAAACAAAATGCCTATCACAATTATTGGTAAAAGCGGAACTAACTATCTTATTGGCGATGGTGTAAAATCTGGTGATCAAATTGTTTTAAGCGGTATCGACAAATTACAGGAAGGACAAGTAATCCAGCCTCAAAAAGCAACTGGTGAGGTTGCGCAAATCATTAATAAAAAATAATTTTTACGAAAATGTTCAAAATATTTATACAAAGACCTGTACTGGCAACCGTTATCTCCATTTTATTGGTGATATTAGGTGTACTTGGACTCACAAAATTGCCCTTACAACAGTTTCCTGATATTGCACCGCCATCGGTTTTGGTAACAGCAGTTTATCCGGGAGCGAATGCAGAAACGGTTTTACGTTCTGTTGCACCATCTCTGGAAGAATCTATAAATGGTGTTGAAAACATGACGTACATGAGTTCTACTGCCAGTAACGATGGTACTTTAGCTATTACTGTTTTCTTTAAATTAGGTACAGATGCCGATCAGGCTGCGGTTAACGTACAAAACAGAGTTGCTCAGGCGACAAGTCAGTTGCCTGCAGAAGTTGTTCAGCAAGGTGTAATTACCGCAAAACAACAAAACAGCTTTATCATGGCGATTGGTATGTATACAGAAGATGAATCGAAATACGATCAGACTTTTGTTGCCAATTATGCTCAAATTAATATTATTCCTGAAATTAAACGTATTCCGGGTGTAGGTTCTGCCAGTATTTTTGGTGGAGTTAAAGATTATTCGATGAGAGTTTGGTTAAATCCAACTCAAATGTCAACTTATAATGTTACGCCAAACGAAGTTATGGCAGCCATTCAGGACAAAAGTTTAGAAGCTGCTCCGGGTAAATTTGGAGAAAGAAGTAAAGAAGTTTTTGAATACGTAATTAAATACAAAGGAAAATTAACCAAACCGGAAGATTACCAAAATATTGCGATTCGTTCTAATTCTGATGGTTCGATTCTACGTTTAAAAGATGTTGCCAGAGTTGAGCTTGGTGCTTATTCTTACAACAGTTTAACACGTTTAAATGGTAAAAAAGGAATTGTAATTGGAGTAATTCAGTTAGCGGGTTCAAACTCAAATGATATTCAGGTTGCGATTAACAAACTGATGATTAAAGCATCAAAAGATTTTCCATCCGGTATTAAACACAATATTTTCTATAGCACAAAAGTATCTTTAGATCAATCTATTGATCAGGTAAAACACACTTTATTAGAAGCTTTTATCCTGGTATTTATTGTGGTATTTATCTTCTTGCAAGATTTTAGATCAACATTAATTCCGGCTATTGCTGTACCTGTAGCAATTTTAGGAACGTTCTTCTTCATGCAATTATTCGGATTTTCGATCAACCTTTTAACGCTTTTCGCTTTAATTCTGGCGATTGGTATTGTGGTAGATGATGCAATTGTGGTTGTCGAAGCCGTGCACGCAAAAATGGAGCATAAACATTTGTCTCCAAAAATAGCGACACATGAAGCAATGCACGAAATTACGGGTGCTATTATCTCGATTACGCTGGTAATGGCTGCTGTATTCCTGCCGGTTGGTTTTATGGAAGGCTCAACAGGAGTTTTCTATCGTCAGTTTGCCTTTACGATGGCAATTGCAATTGTAATTTCAGCTGTAAACGCTTTAACATTGAGCCCTGCCCTTGCCGCTTTATTCTTAAAAGATAATCACGCAGCAAATGCAGATGGAAGTGCTCCTTATGTAAAACAAGGATTTAAACAAAGATTCTTTAACGGATTCAACAAAAGTTTTGATTCATTAACAAACCGTTATGTAGGCGGATTAAAATTCTTAATTCGTAACAAATGGGTTAGTTTGGGAGGTTTGGCTTTAATTACTTTCGCAACAGTGGTAATGGTTAAAACAACACCTACAGGATTTATTCCAACAGAAGATCAGGGATTTATCGCAATTGCTATGAACACACCTTCCGGAACATCTCTTGACGGAACTCAAAAAGTAATGACTCAGGCAGAAAACACTTTAAGAGGTTTAGATGCATCACGATTTGTAACCGCGATTTCAGGTTTCAACTTATTGACCAATTCTACAAGCCCGTCTTCTGCAGTAGTTTTCGTATTGCTTAAACCAAATGAAGAACGTGGAAAAGTTAAAAATATTGACGAAATCATGAATGAAGTCCGTGGCAAATTAGGCGCGATTTCAGGCGGAAGTTTCTTCGTATTTAGTTTTCCAACCGTTCCTGGATTTAGTAATGTTGAAGCTTTAGATTTAGTACTTCAGGATAAAACCGGAGGAAAACTGGATAAATTTAGTGGAATCTCTCAAAACTTTATTGGAGAATTGATGAAACGTCCGGAAATTGCTGTAGCCTTTACCAGTTTCAAAGCCGATTATCCACAATTACAATTGGATATTGATGATGCAAAAGCAGATCAATTGGGTGTAAAAGTAAAAGACATTCTGCAAACCATGCAGGCTTATTTTGGTAGCGCACAAGCATCTGATTTTAACCGATTTGGTAAATATTACAGAGTGGTTGTTCAGGCAGATATTGCAGACAGAGCAGATCCATCAGCAATTGACCGCGTATTTGTAAAAAATAAAAATGGCGAAATGGTTCCGTTAAATACCTTAGTAAAACTAAGCCGTATTTATGGTTCAGAAACCGCTTCGAGATATAATTTATTTAACTCAATTGGTATAAATGCCATTCCGAAACCTGGATTTAGTTCCGGAGATGCCATTAAAGCCATTGAAGAAGTTGCAGCACAACAATTACCTGCAGGTTATGGTTTTGAATTCTCAGGACAAACCCGTGAAGAAATTTCTTCAGGAGGTCAATCGGCAACAATTTTCTTACTGTGTTTGATATTCATCTATTTCTTACTTGCTGCACAGTATGAGAGTTACATTTTGCCTTTAGCAGTAATCTTATCGATACCTGCAGGTATATTTGGAGTATTCGTAGCTATTGGTTTAACAGGAATCGAAAACAACATTTATGTACAGGTTGCATTAGTTATGCTTATTGGACTGCTCGCTAAAAATGCCATTTTGATTGTCGAATTTGCCGTGCAGAAACGAAAATCAGGTCAGGCATTAGTAAAAGCTTCCATCGACGCTGCAAAATTACGTTTGCGTCCAATTATCATGACATCACTGGCTTTCGTAGTAGGATTAATTCCGATGATGAGCGCCACAGGACCATCGGCTCAGGGTAACCACTCCATTAGTATTGGTGCCGCCGGAGGTATGGTTTCGGGAGTAATTCTTGGGTTGTTAATCATTCCGGTTTTATTTATCGTATTCCAACATTTACAAGAAAGAGTTTCCGGAAAACCGGTAGCCGTAATTCATAATGAAGAACACCACTAAATATGGAAAATTATATAACGACAATTCTGGTGACCATCATTTTTGGCATCGCCTATATATCGTACAAAATCGCTAAAGATCTGGATAACAGAAACGATACTTGTACAGAAATTTAATGACAACATATAAAATGAAAAAGTATATAACCAAAATCGTGATGGTCGCTATTTTGATCACCACAATAATATCCTGTAAAGTTTCTAAGGATATTGAAACTCCAAAAGATGCATTTCCTGAAAATTTCAGGAATGCATCAACTTCAACAGACACAACAAGTATTGGAGATGTGGAGTGGAAAAATTTCTTTACAGAAAAAGATATTATTCAATTGATTGATAGTGCTGTAGCCAGAAATAACGATTTGCAGATTGCAACTAAAAACATCGAAATTGCACAATACAGATTCACACAATCAAAATGGGGAAATGTTCCTCAGGTAAATTTATCTGTAACAGCAAGTACAAGCAATCCGTCTGACAATAGTTTTACAGGAAAAAACCTTAGCCAGGCTTTAGGTCAAAAACATATTGACGATTATTCTGCCGGAGCAACACTTTCCTGGGAAGCTGATATCTGGGGAAAAATCCGCAGTCAGAAAAAAGGCGCTTATGCAGGTTATCTTCAATCAGAAGAAGTTAAAAAAGCCTTGCAGACTAATATCGTAGCCAATGTTTCAAAAGGATATTACAATCTTTTAATGTTGGATGCACAATTAGAAATCGCCAGACAAAATCTGAAATTAAATGATAGTACAACAAGCATTATCAAATTAAAATATGATGCAGGTCAGGTAACATCGTTGGCAATTCAGCAATCAGAAGCACAGAAATTAAACGCTGCGCAATTGATACCGTTATTAGAACAAAATATTGCCATTCAGGAAAATGCTTTGAGCGTATTGACAGGATCATTTCCAAACTCAAAACAAAGAAGCATTAAATTAAGTGCAATTGAAGTTAAAAACAACGCAGCAATCGGAATTCCGTCTACTTTGGTAAGCAGAAGACCAGATGTAAAAAGTGCCGAATTAGCTTTGAAAGTGGCCAACGCAAATGTTGGAATCACAAAAGCAGATTTATATCCTTCGCTTAAAATTACAGCGCAAGGTGGCGTAAACTCTTTCGAAACCAGTAATTGGTTCAACATTCCGGCATCATTATTCGGAACCGTTGCCGGAGGTTTAACACAACCTTTACTGAACAATAAAAGAGTAAGAACACAATATAATATCGCTGTTGCAGAAAGAGAAAAAGCAGTTTTAAATTTCAGACAATCGGTTTTAGTTGCCGTAAGCGAAGTATCTGATGCTTTGGTTAAAGTCGAAAAATTAGAACTACAGGAATCTTTTTTACAGGAACGCGTAAAAACGTTGCAGCAAGCGATTAAAAATTCGAATTTGTTATTCAAAAACGGAATGGCTGAATATCTTGAAGTACTTTCTGCGCAAGCGAATTTACTGCAAAGCGAATTAGAATTAGCAAACATAAAAAGAGAACAACTTTCTGCCAATACCGAGTTATATCGTGCCTTAGGCGGCGGTTGGAGATAATACCCGTTTTAATTATTTATTTGAGATTACGCTGTGAGACTTCGGTTTTGCAGCGTTTTTTTTGTTTTTAACTCAGTTTGTCATTGCGAGGAAAGAAGCAACCGCACTTGCTCAATCAACTAAAGTTTATAACATGTAAATTCTAACGCGGATGACACGGATTCGCAAACGAAAACACGGATTATCGCGGATTTTTTTATTCTCTTTTTATGTAAATACACAATCTTTGTCATTGCGAGGAACGAAGCAACCTCACTTGCTCAATCAACTAAAGTTTATAACACGTAATTTCGAACGCGGATGACACGGATTCGCAAGCGAAAACATGGATTATCACGGATTTTTTTTACTCTCTTATTAATTATGTAAACAACTCCAATCT
It contains:
- a CDS encoding SRPBCC domain-containing protein, with translation MHKKNKEIWETALNQPDEILLTIKKSEKMKNDLLFDFTVDKPSKTVSIKREFAAELPLVWDAFTKAEILDQWVAPKPWSSKTKYMNFEVGGRRFYAMVSPEGLERWAVQEYTSITPKTNFKMHNAFADENENRELPGSDWDYVFSEQNGITEVNITIFNESLERMEKMIEMGFVQGFKMTIDNLEKILETLSQQ
- a CDS encoding cupin domain-containing protein; protein product: MKLSTAIKIAIVILITQTAQSQEVKKETNSTETKYTIENCVNHFELDKATKTKAGYQYWFADKNFTQENTLKMSIVEPGKSTHAPHHHVEEEFFYILEGTAQFYLDGKTAIAGPNTSFYCPSNVEHGISNAGNTDLKYLVIKKDLK
- a CDS encoding type II toxin-antitoxin system HicB family antitoxin — encoded protein: MKTIKIIIERNEDGFWGYAENEKAIVGGGNTVQECKQDVLDCIETLKDLDANNKPSFLEKDYELAYKFDTASLLNYYKGVFTNSALERITGINQKQIQHYASGHRNPRLEQRLKIETALHNLGKELLAVEL
- a CDS encoding type II toxin-antitoxin system HicA family toxin, which produces MKSREFIREAMRNGWVFLRQGKGSHEIYEKEGKQVVIPNHGSKEIGKGLEQKLRKEMGF
- a CDS encoding zinc-binding alcohol dehydrogenase family protein; this encodes MKAIGFKTSLSIETEDSFIEFETPKPIPDGHNLLVKIQAVSVNPVDFKIRQNSAKETILETPKIIGWDAVGIVEAIGDQVSLFKVGDEVYYAGDLNKQGSNAEHQVVDERITGKKPKSLSIEQAAVMPLTGLTAWEILFDRIRIDPEKDKGKTILIIGGAGGVGSIAIQLAKKVAGLTVIATASRSESIEWCKQQGADFVVNHKNLIEEVRSAGFQHVDFILDFVDVNQYWNAFAELIKPQGHIGSISDPVENVNLRQLKGKSASFHWELMFTRSMFQTEDMIAQHHILNQLADLLDSGTIQSTLKTTLNGLTVSNLKKAHQLLESGTTIGKIAIKF
- a CDS encoding TetR/AcrR family transcriptional regulator, whose protein sequence is MASKDRILRQKEETRNNILEAAYAIVKEEGWQGLSMRKIADKIEYTAPIIYEYFSNKDAILNELTGKGFIKLAKELQIAKAKFEKPEDQIEAMWMAYWDFAFTDTEMYQVMFGVQMNCCSQQCSAAEAPYKLFTAVIAEIMKNSNPSPEVIKQKYFTFFSVIHGLIAINIINRSEVMETINNQILKDAIGGIIKSIQ
- a CDS encoding efflux RND transporter periplasmic adaptor subunit; its protein translation is MNSDNTTNKYKNENVQQIKTKIKMKNVIITSFILALVLSSCADKQQAPVAAAPLLPVLAIQNSSAVTDAEYPASIQGTVDVEIRPQVSGNLDRVLVDEGAYVNKGQTLFKINERPFREQLNNALASLHAYEAALINAQLEVDKLTPLVQNKVVSDYQLKTAKASQKIAAANIEQARAMVESAKINLGYTNVTAPVSGYIGRLPKKQGSLVSASDIEPLTKLSDVHEVFVYFSLGETDFIKFKSQYAGNTIGDKIKNLPPVTLVLADNSAYGKSGKIDMVDGQFDKNTGAITLRATFPNANGTLRSGNTGKIRLGIEHGDAILVPQSATIEMQDKVFVFTLGKDNKVNKMPITIIGKSGTNYLIGDGVKSGDQIVLSGIDKLQEGQVIQPQKATGEVAQIINKK
- a CDS encoding efflux RND transporter permease subunit, whose product is MFKIFIQRPVLATVISILLVILGVLGLTKLPLQQFPDIAPPSVLVTAVYPGANAETVLRSVAPSLEESINGVENMTYMSSTASNDGTLAITVFFKLGTDADQAAVNVQNRVAQATSQLPAEVVQQGVITAKQQNSFIMAIGMYTEDESKYDQTFVANYAQINIIPEIKRIPGVGSASIFGGVKDYSMRVWLNPTQMSTYNVTPNEVMAAIQDKSLEAAPGKFGERSKEVFEYVIKYKGKLTKPEDYQNIAIRSNSDGSILRLKDVARVELGAYSYNSLTRLNGKKGIVIGVIQLAGSNSNDIQVAINKLMIKASKDFPSGIKHNIFYSTKVSLDQSIDQVKHTLLEAFILVFIVVFIFLQDFRSTLIPAIAVPVAILGTFFFMQLFGFSINLLTLFALILAIGIVVDDAIVVVEAVHAKMEHKHLSPKIATHEAMHEITGAIISITLVMAAVFLPVGFMEGSTGVFYRQFAFTMAIAIVISAVNALTLSPALAALFLKDNHAANADGSAPYVKQGFKQRFFNGFNKSFDSLTNRYVGGLKFLIRNKWVSLGGLALITFATVVMVKTTPTGFIPTEDQGFIAIAMNTPSGTSLDGTQKVMTQAENTLRGLDASRFVTAISGFNLLTNSTSPSSAVVFVLLKPNEERGKVKNIDEIMNEVRGKLGAISGGSFFVFSFPTVPGFSNVEALDLVLQDKTGGKLDKFSGISQNFIGELMKRPEIAVAFTSFKADYPQLQLDIDDAKADQLGVKVKDILQTMQAYFGSAQASDFNRFGKYYRVVVQADIADRADPSAIDRVFVKNKNGEMVPLNTLVKLSRIYGSETASRYNLFNSIGINAIPKPGFSSGDAIKAIEEVAAQQLPAGYGFEFSGQTREEISSGGQSATIFLLCLIFIYFLLAAQYESYILPLAVILSIPAGIFGVFVAIGLTGIENNIYVQVALVMLIGLLAKNAILIVEFAVQKRKSGQALVKASIDAAKLRLRPIIMTSLAFVVGLIPMMSATGPSAQGNHSISIGAAGGMVSGVILGLLIIPVLFIVFQHLQERVSGKPVAVIHNEEHH
- a CDS encoding TolC family protein, with the protein product MKKYITKIVMVAILITTIISCKVSKDIETPKDAFPENFRNASTSTDTTSIGDVEWKNFFTEKDIIQLIDSAVARNNDLQIATKNIEIAQYRFTQSKWGNVPQVNLSVTASTSNPSDNSFTGKNLSQALGQKHIDDYSAGATLSWEADIWGKIRSQKKGAYAGYLQSEEVKKALQTNIVANVSKGYYNLLMLDAQLEIARQNLKLNDSTTSIIKLKYDAGQVTSLAIQQSEAQKLNAAQLIPLLEQNIAIQENALSVLTGSFPNSKQRSIKLSAIEVKNNAAIGIPSTLVSRRPDVKSAELALKVANANVGITKADLYPSLKITAQGGVNSFETSNWFNIPASLFGTVAGGLTQPLLNNKRVRTQYNIAVAEREKAVLNFRQSVLVAVSEVSDALVKVEKLELQESFLQERVKTLQQAIKNSNLLFKNGMAEYLEVLSAQANLLQSELELANIKREQLSANTELYRALGGGWR